The Populus alba chromosome 6, ASM523922v2, whole genome shotgun sequence genome contains a region encoding:
- the LOC118030825 gene encoding probable protein phosphatase 2C 72 has product MGICISSASSEIHQADDGLENVMHVQEDIGSHGAEKRGSLYSKEGSKGVNQDAAVVHQGYGMEHGAFCGVFDGHGKNGHIVSRTVRNRLPSLLLNQKNALEKIKTVRDHSNEKADGVLAPLPSESFHKWKEACICAFKVMDKEIKLQEGLDCSCSGTTAVVVVRQGEDLIIANLGDSRAVMGRTNDQKGILPVQLTTDLKPGVPSEARRIRQCNGRVLALKEEPHVHRVWLPHEDSPGLAMSRAFGDFLLKNHGIIALPDISYHRVTPKDQFVVLASDGVWDVLSNKEVVSIVSAADSEQAAAKAVVEAATAAWKRKFTSSKVDDCTVVCLFLQTRK; this is encoded by the exons ATGGGAATCTGCATATCCTCTGCATCTTCTGAGATACACCAGGCAGATGATGGCCTTGAAAATGTCATGCATGTCCAAGAAGATATTGGTTCTCATGGAGCTGAGAAGCGTGGTTCTCTTTACTCCAAAGAAGGAAGCAAGGGAGTAAACCAAGATGCTGCTGTTGTTCACCAG GGCTATGGAATGGAACATGGAGCTTTCTGTGGAGTTTTTGATGGGCATGGAAAGAATGGTCACATAGTGAGCAGGACTGTGAGAAACAGGTTGCCATCACTCTTGCTAAATCAGAAGAACGCTCTGGAAAAGATAAAGACCGTTAGAGATCACAGCAATGAGAAAGCAGATGGTGTTTTAGCACCGTTACCAAGTGAAAGTTTTCATAAATGGAAAGAGGCATGTATTTGTGCCTTCAAGGTGATGGACAAGGAGATCAAGCTTCAAGAAGGTCTAGACTGCTCTTGCAGTGGAACCACTGCAGTAGTTGTCGTGAGACAG GGTGAAGATCTTATTATAGCTAACCTTGGAGACTCGAGGGCTGTGATGGGCAGAACCAATGATCAGAAAGGAATCCTGCCTGTTCAATTAACTACAGATTTGAAGCCTGGAGTACCAA GTGAAGCAAGAAGAATAAGGCAATGTAATGGCAGAGTACTTGCACTAAAGGAAGAGCCACACGTCCATCGAGTCTGGCTACCTCATGAAGATTCTCCGGGCTTAGCCATGTCTCGAGCTTTTGGAGACTTTCTGCTCAAAAACCATGGAATAATTGCATTACCAGACATCTCTTATCACCGAGTAACTCCCAAGGATCAGTTCGTTGTCCTTGCATCAGACGGG GTGTGGGATGTGCTTAGCAACAAGGAAGTGGTCTCCATCGTTTCGGCAGCAGATAGTGAACAAGCAGCAGCAAAGGCTGTGGTGGAGGCTGCTACAGCTGCGTGGAAAAGGAAGTTTACTTCTTCGAAAGTAGATGATTGCACGGTGGTTTGCCTCTTCCTACAAACGAGAAAATAG
- the LOC118030826 gene encoding uncharacterized protein: MIRKMEEGENILEAILDDDDDDDNLEDVDMVDVEEGEFVADDNSHTDLGLNNGSHDGATENVGNAESQSNNQRRRRGGNKKKRKNKKRGGGGPGSSFTDVNKFVLDTCRRLKEKKSYMVYTAVGCLGVSALSDLVKEVYAIQSCGGQMTVDGRRFRTGGGILWNIMKTREPMAYKEIMKKAKEFEKQFRQQTIRRAPEQNNECSSQITASGFIDETPVSVPDTSQKELAPQYQHEQSSADEKRKSVHERIRVPVSYDDLLGDDLKNDEA, encoded by the exons ATGATACGAAAG atGGAGGAAGGAGAGAATATATTGGAAGCAATTCTtgatgatgacgatgacgatgacaACTTAGAAGATGTTGATATGGTTGATGTGGAAGAAGGAGAGTTTGTGGCGGACGACAATTCACATACTGATTTAGGATTGAACAATGGCAGTCACGATGGTGCTACTGAGAATGTTGGAAATGCAGAGTCTCAAAGTAATAACCAGAGGCGGCGGCGCggcggtaataaaaaaaagaggaagaacaaGAAGAGGGGAGGAGGTGGTCCTGGGTCTAGTTTTACTGACGTGAACAA GTTTGTGTTAGATACATGTAGACGtttgaaagagaagaaatcCTACATGGTATATACTGCTGTAGGTTGTTTGGGGGTTTCTGCATTAAGTGATCTCGTGAAAGAG GTGTATGCAATTCAGTCCTGTGGAGGGCAGATGACGGTTGATGGCAGACGCTTTCGAACAGGTGGTGGGATATTATGGAATATCATGAAAACAAGAGAACCAATGGCCTACAAAGAGATTATGAAAAAAGCAAAGGAATTTGAG AAGCAATTTAGGCAACAAACTATTCGGCGAGCACCGGAGCAAAACAATGAGTGTTCCTCTCAAATAACTGCCTCTGGATTCATTGATGAGACACCAGTCAGCGTACCAGATACTTCTCAAAAAGAGCTAGCACCTCAATATCAGCATGAACAGTCCAGTGCTGATGAGAAGCGCAAATCTGTGCATGAGAGGATAAGAGTACCCGTTTCATATGACGACTTGCTTGGAGATGATTTGAAAAATGATGAAGCATGA
- the LOC118030827 gene encoding vacuolar-processing enzyme, whose amino-acid sequence MTRLIAGVVFLLIAFCGIAVGVRDIVGDVLRLPSEASRFFRPGKFNDDNSDDDSSGTRWAILLAGSNGYWNYRHQADVCHAYQLLRKGGLKEENIIVFMYDDIADSPENPRPGVIINNPQGEDVYEGVPKDYTGQDVTVGNFFAAILGNKTALTGGSGKVVDSGPNDHIFIYYTDHGGPGVLGMPTNPYLYADDLIDVLKKKHASGTYKSLVFYLEACESGSIFEGLLPQGLNIYATTASNAEESSWGTYCPGEYPSPPPEYETCLGDLYSVAWMEDSDIHNLRTETLHQQYELVKRRTSDENSAYGSHVMQYGDVGLSKEDLFQYMGTNPANDNFTFLEDNSLRPHSKAVNQRDADLVHFWAKYRKAPEGSSRKVEAQKQFVEAMSHRMHIDHSIKLIGKLLFGIEKASEVLNSVRPAGQPLVDDWVCLKTLVRTFETHCGSISQYGMKHMRSLANLCNAGIVKEQMAEASAQACVSIPSGSWSSLHKGFSA is encoded by the exons ATGACGCGACTCATTGCCGGCgttgtttttcttctcattgCTTTCTGTGGTATTGCCGTCGGTGTCCGAGACATCGTTGGTGACGTTCTCCGGTTGCCATCGGAGGCTTCTAGGTTTTTTCGTCCCGGTAAATTTAATGACGATAACAGTGATGATGATTCTTCCGGAACTAGATGGGCCATCTTGCTTGCCGGATCTAACGGTTACTGGAATTACCGGCATCAG GCAGATGTTTGTCATGCATATCAACTGCTGAGAAAAGGTGGATTGAAGGAAGAAAATATAATAGTTTTCATGTACGATGACATCGCTGATAGCCCAGAGAACCCAAGGCCTGGAGTCATCATCAACAATCCCCAAGGAGAGGATGTTTATGAAGGAGTTCCGAAg GACTATACTGGTCAAGATGTCACCGTTGGAAACTTTTTTGCGGCTATCCTTGGAAACAAGACAGCTCTTACCGGGGGCAGTGGAAAAGTTGTTGATAGTGGGCCTAATGaccatattttcatttattatacTGATCATGGAGGTCCCGGGGTGCTAG GGATGCCTACCAATCCTTACCTTTATGCCGATGATTTGATTGATGTCTTAAAAAAGAAGCATGCATCTGGAACCTATAAAAGCTTG GTGTTTTATCTTGAAGCCTGTGAATCCGGAAGCATCTTTGAGGGTCTTCTTCCTCAAGGTTTAAATATCTATGCAACCACAGCATCAAATGCAGAAGAGAGCAGTTGGGGAACCTACTGTCCTGGAGAGTATCCTAGCCCTCCCCCAGAATACGAAACTTGTTTGGGCGACTTGTACAGTGTTGCTTGGATGGAGGATAG TGACATACACAATTTACGGACAGAAACTCTGCACCAGCAATATGAACTG GTAAAAAGGAGGACTTCCGATGAAAATTCTGCCTACGGTTCCCATGTCATGCAATATGGTGATGTTGGACTTAGCAAGGAAGACCTCTTCCAGTATATGGGTACAAACCCTGCAAATGATAACTTCACTTTCTTGGAGGATAACTCCTTGAGGCCACATTCTAAAGCTGTTAATCAGCGTGATGCTGATCTCGTCCACTTCTGGGCCAAG TACCGCAAGGCCCCAGAAGGCTCTTCTAGGAAGGTTGAAGCTCAAAAGCAGTTTGTTGAAGCAATGTCACATAGAATGCATATTGACCACAGCATAAAACTTATTGGGAAGCTCCTCTTTGGAATTGAAAAGGCCTCGGAGGTATTGAACTCCGTACGTCCTGCTGGGCAACCTCTTGTGGATGACTGGGTCTGCCTTAAGACACTG GTGAGGACCTTTGAAACACACTGTGGATCCATATCGCAGTATGGGATGAAACACATGCGATCTCTTGCAAACCTTTGCAATGCTGGAATTGTAAAGGAACAGATGGCCGAGGCATCAGCACAAGCTTGTGTAAGCATTCCTTCTGGTTCATGGAGCTCTCTTCACAAGGGGTTCAGCGCCTAA
- the LOC118030829 gene encoding uncharacterized protein, translating into MYNGIGLQTPRGSGTNGYIQTNKFFVRPKTGKVAHDTKGFEGDQGTGGITKKPNKEILEHDRKRQIQLKLVVLEDKLIEQGYTDAEIEEKLQEARKTLEAASEESGGLNASDTKVSDTQSHQIAARKEKQMETLRAALGIRMSEPDEQGIDGTDDELRNSRKNDPGEGSKWSEKREHAFLDREFIRKKHVAEDLEVEKDENKKGVKALKNKKKEDEFEESRHHRKEESRKRRHQVDSSDTDSSGKHAKGSRKKHSKGRRGRDHETESDSDHGKKKRTSTKHKKSRRHDSGSDDSATDDETDSDHGKKKSRISEKLKKSRRSGDSDDSASDDADDVGLVNLHQEVEKHKKSRVRHDSDDNSGFNDRWNGDGSRHGNGRRISEGDSEPNLNKLGKHRRELTSRSHKRNDSDSDASGDEKLEKIRSRRRHDSDEEDSDAVYGRKGKTIVEEMRGSLKDDSDDSKSTDSDSSASDDGHGKTMKKNLLEKSGRGDHMRIIDKKLDSLDDVSEDSRRSSDSGSSGSDYRHGKPVKKTPADKNRSAGGDGGYNKGGRSGRESFLEEKGSRSADLGRGDRPRELYQSRREAMDKTNLDIQATGGNKRKLDDSTKDEEHESKSRNRTVGKEEGHGIDRRAYQSKDDQRGDSSKLVRSRGRDDEHVGDTRKEDEPRHGSRNDQEYKERGGEKRHARDEEDHRGRRYQRDEEEDDDYRRHGKNEVDQRYGSGSRRHGRGDKEEQGSRGHERDKQIDHSKRSRYDDSRFSERKRYENDRRDDDRARYRD; encoded by the exons ATGTATAACGGAATTGGGTTACAGACCCCGAGGGGGTCGGGTACAAACGGTTATATCCAAACTAACAAGTTTTTCGTGAGGCCGAAAACCGGCAAGGTAGCACATGATACTAAGGGTTTCGAGGGAGATCAGGGGACTGGCGGGATTACCAAGAAACCTAATAAGGAAATTCTTGAGCATGATCGCAAGCGGCAAATTCAGCTCAAGCTTGTTGTGCTTGAAGACAAGCTGATTGAACAAGGGTATACTGATGCTGAGATTGAAGAGAAGCTTCAGGAAGCTAGGAAGACTTTGGAAGCTGCATCCGAAGAGAGTGGGGGACTTAATGCCTCTGACACAAA GGTTTCAGATACGCAGTCCCATCAAATTGCTGCtaggaaggaaaaacaaatggaaacatTAAGGGCTGCTCTTGGTATTCGAATGTCTGAACCAGATGAACAAGGCATTGATGGGACTGATGATGAACTAAGAAATAGTCGGAAGAATGACCCAGGTGAAGGAAGCAAGTGGAGTGAGAAACGTGAACATGCCTTTTTGGATAGAGAGTTCATCCGCAAGAAACATGTGGCTGAAGATCTTGAGGTTGagaaggatgaaaataaaaagggtgTTAAAGCcttgaaaaataagaagaaagaagatgagTTTGAAGAGTCAAGGCACCACCGGAAGGAAGAAAGCAGGAAGAGAAGGCATCAGGTTGATTCTTCTGATACAGATAGCAGTGGGAAGCATGCTAAAGGAAGTCGCAAGAAGCATAGTAAAGGTAGACGAGGAAGGGATCATGAAACTGAAAGTGATTCTGACCATGGCAAGAAGAAGAGAACATCGACGAAGCACAAGAAAAGCAGAAGACATGACAGTGGAAGTGATGATTCTGCTACTGATGATGAGACCGATTCCGACCATGGCAAGAAGAAGAGCAGAATTTCTGAGAAACTCAAGAAAAGCAGAAGATCTGGTGATAGTGATGATTCTGCTTCTGATGATGCGGATGATGTTGGCCTGGTTAATCTGCATCAGGAAGTTGAGAAACACAAGAAATCTCGTGTGAGGCATGACTCTGATGATAATTCTGGTTTTAATGATCGTTGGAATGGTGACGGCAGTAGACATGGGAATGGTCGCAGAATCAGTGAAGGTGATAGTGAACCCAATCTCAACAAATTAGGAAAGCATAGAAGGGAATTGACAAGTAGGAGTCACAAAAGGAATGATAGTGATTCTGATGCTAGTGGTGATGAGAAATTAGAGAAAATTAGAAGTAGGAGGAGGCATGATAGCGATGAAGAAGATTCTGATGCAGTTTATGGAAGGAAAGGGAAGACAATTGTTGAGGAGATGCGAGGTTCTCTGAAAGATGATAGTGATGATAGCAAGAGCACTGATTCTGACAGCAGTGCTAGTGATGATGGGCATGGGAAAACCATGAAGAAAAATCTCCTAGAAAAAAGTGGACGTGGAGATCACATGCGGATAATTGACAAGAAGCTAGATTCTCTGGATGATGTCAGTGAGGATAGCAGGAGAAGCAGTGACTCTGGCAGCAGTGGTAGTGATTACAGACATGGAAAACCTGTGAAAAAGACTCCTGCTGATAAAAACAGAAGTGCAGGGGGGGATGGTGGTTATAACAAAGGTGGTCGAAGTGGTCGTGAATCCTTTCTAGAAGAGAAGGGTTCTAGATCTGCTGATCTTGGCCGTGGTGATAGACCTAGAGAACTGTACCAATCTCGTAGAGAAGCTATGGACAAAACCAACCTTGATATTCAAGCAACGGGGGGGAACAAAAGGAAACTTGATGATTCAACTAAGGATGAGGAGCATGAATCAAAGTCAAGAAATCGAACAGTTGGAAAAGAGGAAGGGCATGGCATTGATCGTAGAGCATATCAAAGTAAGGATGATCAGAGGGGTGATTCTTCTAAATTGGTTAGATCCAGAGGGCGTGATGATGAACATGTTGGGGATACACGTAAAGAAGATGAACCACGACATGGAAGTAGGAATGATCAAGAATACAAAGAGCGTGGAGGGGAGAAAAGACATGCCAGGGACGAGGAGGATCATAGAGGGAGAAGATACCAGAGAGATGAAGAAGAGGACGATGACTACAGAAGGCATGGAAAGAATGAGGTAGATCAGCGATATGGAAGTGGAAGTAGAAGGCACGGAAGAGGGGACAAGGAAGAGCAAGGAAGTAGAGGTCATGAGAGGGACAAGCAGATAGATCACTCCAAGAGGTCTAGATATGACGATTCTCGTTTTAGTGAGAGGAAACGGTATGAAAATGACAGGCGTGATGACGATCGAGCCAGATATAGAGATTAA
- the LOC118030830 gene encoding uncharacterized protein isoform X1, giving the protein MEKDSLRSSNNGNTSNTTHCSAQRTSFDPNGQTTSSDFVLQWGNRKRLRCMKVQVKDVSTALVHKTTVRVDRRVVRADNIDTSDHQPRSTNNSSNNNDNPTNHSNGYFNLRQRPPTPPPPPPQRSLRNSENSSVMRGGQSNGGGLRRIASPDKGTHDERSNNNHHHHHSSNNHENHNHNNKSAASSDSKKGGRSSSGGSGEPPPPPPPPPPVWPPKFVIALTNKEKEEDFFAFKGSKLPQRPKKRAKFIQRNLNLVSPGAWLCDLTLERYEVREKKITKKRPRGLKAMGNMDSDSD; this is encoded by the exons ATGGAAAAGGATTCATTGAGGAGCAGCAATAATGGTAACACGAGCAACACCACCCATTGCAGTGCCCAGAGAACCAGCTTTGATCCCAATGGACAAACGACGTCGTCTGATTTTGTATTGCAGTGGGGGAACCGGAAGCGGCTCAGGTGTATGAAAGTCCAAGTCAAGGACGTCTCGACCGCTCTGGTTCATAAGACAACTGTTCGGGTGGACCGTCGGGTTGTTAGAGCTGATAACATAGACACCTCTGATCATCAGCCAAGAAGTACaaacaacagcagcaacaacaacgaTAATCCCACCAATCACAGTAACGGATATTTTAATCTCCGCCAACGTCCGCCTACTCCTCCACCGCCGCCACCTCAGCGGAGTTTAAG GAACTCAGAGAATTCAAGTGTCATGAGAGGAGGCCAGAGTAACGGTGGTGGTTTGAGAAGGATTGCTTCACCGGACAAGGGTACGCACGATGAGAGAAGCAACaataaccaccaccaccaccacagcaGCAACAACCATGAGAACCATAACCACAATAACAAATCAGCGGCTTCTTCGGATAGCAAGAAAGGAGGAAGGTCATCTTCTGGGGGAAGTGGAGAaccaccgccaccgccaccgccaccgccaccaGTTTGGCCACCAAAGTTTGTTATTGCTTTAACTaataaagagaaagaggaagatTTCTTTGCCTTTAAAGGGTCTAAGTTGCCTCAAAGGCCCAAAAAGAGAGCCAAGTTCATTCAACGCAACCTCAAT CTTGTGAGTCCTGGAGCATGGCTATGTGATTTGACACTAGAACGGTATGAAGTGAGAGAGAAGAAGATCACCAAGAAG AGACCGAGAGGGTTGAAGGCCATGGGAAACATGGATTCTGACTCTGACTAG
- the LOC118030830 gene encoding uncharacterized protein isoform X2: MEKDSLRSSNNGNTSNTTHCSAQRTSFDPNGQTTSSDFVLQWGNRKRLRCMKVQVKDVSTALVHKTTVRVDRRVVRADNIDTSDHQPRSTNNSSNNNDNPTNHSNGYFNLRQRPPTPPPPPPQRSLRNSENSSVMRGGQSNGGGLRRIASPDKGTHDERSNNNHHHHHSSNNHENHNHNNKSAASSDSKKGGRSSSGGSGEPPPPPPPPPPVWPPKFVIALTNKEKEEDFFAFKGSKLPQRPKKRAKFIQRNLNRDL, translated from the exons ATGGAAAAGGATTCATTGAGGAGCAGCAATAATGGTAACACGAGCAACACCACCCATTGCAGTGCCCAGAGAACCAGCTTTGATCCCAATGGACAAACGACGTCGTCTGATTTTGTATTGCAGTGGGGGAACCGGAAGCGGCTCAGGTGTATGAAAGTCCAAGTCAAGGACGTCTCGACCGCTCTGGTTCATAAGACAACTGTTCGGGTGGACCGTCGGGTTGTTAGAGCTGATAACATAGACACCTCTGATCATCAGCCAAGAAGTACaaacaacagcagcaacaacaacgaTAATCCCACCAATCACAGTAACGGATATTTTAATCTCCGCCAACGTCCGCCTACTCCTCCACCGCCGCCACCTCAGCGGAGTTTAAG GAACTCAGAGAATTCAAGTGTCATGAGAGGAGGCCAGAGTAACGGTGGTGGTTTGAGAAGGATTGCTTCACCGGACAAGGGTACGCACGATGAGAGAAGCAACaataaccaccaccaccaccacagcaGCAACAACCATGAGAACCATAACCACAATAACAAATCAGCGGCTTCTTCGGATAGCAAGAAAGGAGGAAGGTCATCTTCTGGGGGAAGTGGAGAaccaccgccaccgccaccgccaccgccaccaGTTTGGCCACCAAAGTTTGTTATTGCTTTAACTaataaagagaaagaggaagatTTCTTTGCCTTTAAAGGGTCTAAGTTGCCTCAAAGGCCCAAAAAGAGAGCCAAGTTCATTCAACGCAACCTCAAT AGGGACCTCTGA
- the LOC118030830 gene encoding uncharacterized protein isoform X3, giving the protein MVHERSKKSHKPHFLRKTRRDSSQSHPPIYDQSELPKGNSENSSVMRGGQSNGGGLRRIASPDKGTHDERSNNNHHHHHSSNNHENHNHNNKSAASSDSKKGGRSSSGGSGEPPPPPPPPPPVWPPKFVIALTNKEKEEDFFAFKGSKLPQRPKKRAKFIQRNLNLVSPGAWLCDLTLERYEVREKKITKKRPRGLKAMGNMDSDSD; this is encoded by the exons ATGGTCCAcgaaagaagcaaaaaatccCACAAACCCCATTTTCTACGCAAAACCCGTCGAGATTCTAGCCAGTCACACCCACCGATCTATGATCAATCGGAACTCCCCAAAGG GAACTCAGAGAATTCAAGTGTCATGAGAGGAGGCCAGAGTAACGGTGGTGGTTTGAGAAGGATTGCTTCACCGGACAAGGGTACGCACGATGAGAGAAGCAACaataaccaccaccaccaccacagcaGCAACAACCATGAGAACCATAACCACAATAACAAATCAGCGGCTTCTTCGGATAGCAAGAAAGGAGGAAGGTCATCTTCTGGGGGAAGTGGAGAaccaccgccaccgccaccgccaccgccaccaGTTTGGCCACCAAAGTTTGTTATTGCTTTAACTaataaagagaaagaggaagatTTCTTTGCCTTTAAAGGGTCTAAGTTGCCTCAAAGGCCCAAAAAGAGAGCCAAGTTCATTCAACGCAACCTCAAT CTTGTGAGTCCTGGAGCATGGCTATGTGATTTGACACTAGAACGGTATGAAGTGAGAGAGAAGAAGATCACCAAGAAG AGACCGAGAGGGTTGAAGGCCATGGGAAACATGGATTCTGACTCTGACTAG